A single window of Streptomyces griseoviridis DNA harbors:
- a CDS encoding class I SAM-dependent methyltransferase: MTEQSAAHAAAVTDRARLAGSAYRSDRELAARQSLYRWQTPRHDLPGIVAGQLSGVRGRVVEVGCGNGTFIQRLRADRPDLALLGLDISAGILARVPGPVAVADATRLPLAPGSADAVLALHMLYHVPDIPRAVSELSRVATPDGLVIASTNSRRDKAELDDLWRRAAGDVLGTGQGPARISLSARFFLEDAPGFLGEEFSRVETIELPGTVTVRDPEPVIAHLASYRAWADQHEAPFDATIERARTIASDHIARHGTFTVTCLSGVLVCRR, translated from the coding sequence ATGACCGAGCAGTCCGCCGCACACGCCGCCGCCGTCACCGACCGGGCCCGCCTCGCCGGAAGCGCGTACCGCAGCGACCGGGAACTCGCCGCCCGCCAGTCGCTCTACCGCTGGCAGACGCCCCGGCACGACCTGCCCGGCATCGTCGCGGGGCAGCTGAGCGGTGTACGCGGGCGCGTGGTCGAAGTCGGCTGCGGCAACGGCACGTTCATCCAACGGCTCCGCGCCGACCGGCCCGATCTGGCCCTGCTCGGCCTGGACATCTCCGCGGGCATCCTCGCCCGGGTGCCCGGCCCGGTCGCCGTGGCGGACGCCACCCGCCTGCCGCTGGCGCCCGGGAGCGCCGACGCCGTCCTGGCGCTGCACATGCTGTACCACGTCCCCGACATCCCCCGGGCGGTCAGCGAGCTGTCCCGAGTGGCCACGCCTGACGGGCTGGTGATCGCCTCCACCAACAGCCGCCGGGACAAAGCCGAACTCGACGACCTGTGGCGGCGGGCCGCAGGCGATGTCCTCGGCACCGGGCAGGGCCCGGCCCGGATCTCGCTCAGCGCCCGCTTCTTCCTGGAGGACGCCCCGGGCTTCCTGGGGGAGGAGTTCAGCCGCGTGGAGACGATCGAACTGCCCGGCACCGTCACGGTCCGCGACCCCGAGCCCGTCATCGCGCACCTGGCCTCCTACCGCGCCTGGGCCGACCAGCACGAGGCGCCCTTCGACGCCACGATCGAACGGGCCCGCACGATCGCGTCCGACCACATCGCCCGCCACGGAACCTTCACGGTCACCTGCTTGAGCGGCGTGCTTGTCTGCCGTCGGTGA
- the sodN gene encoding superoxide dismutase, Ni, producing MLSRLFAPTVKVSAHCDLPCGVYDPAQARIEAESVKAVQEKMAANDDPHFQARATVIKEQRAELAKHHVSVLWSDYFKPPHFEKYPELHQLVNETLKALSAAKASTDPATGQKALDYIAQIDKIFWETKKA from the coding sequence ATGCTTTCCCGCCTGTTTGCCCCCACGGTCAAGGTCAGCGCGCACTGCGACCTGCCCTGCGGTGTGTACGACCCGGCCCAGGCCCGCATCGAGGCGGAGTCGGTGAAGGCCGTGCAGGAGAAGATGGCCGCCAACGACGACCCGCACTTCCAGGCGCGGGCCACCGTCATCAAGGAGCAGCGCGCCGAGCTGGCGAAGCACCACGTCTCCGTGCTGTGGAGCGACTACTTCAAGCCGCCGCACTTCGAGAAGTACCCGGAGCTGCACCAGCTGGTCAACGAGACCCTGAAGGCCCTCTCGGCCGCCAAGGCCTCGACCGACCCGGCGACGGGCCAGAAGGCCCTGGACTACATCGCCCAGATCGACAAGATCTTCTGGGAGACGAAGAAGGCCTGA
- the sodX gene encoding nickel-type superoxide dismutase maturation protease, which produces MPELSQEIERGRALLPYGAAQVTGPSMVPTLRHGDRLVVRWGGRVRAGDVVVLRHPFQQDLLVVKRAAERRDGGWWVLGDNPFAGGDSTDYGTVPEELVLGRVRLRYRPLQAGQRSPLALARWAFSAARPVLSDRSASRRLRAR; this is translated from the coding sequence ATGCCGGAGCTGTCGCAGGAGATCGAGCGCGGGCGGGCCCTGCTGCCCTATGGGGCCGCCCAGGTGACGGGGCCGTCCATGGTGCCCACGCTGCGGCACGGGGACCGGCTGGTGGTGCGCTGGGGCGGGCGCGTGCGGGCCGGTGACGTCGTCGTCCTGCGCCATCCCTTCCAGCAGGACCTGCTCGTCGTCAAGCGGGCCGCCGAGCGCCGGGACGGCGGCTGGTGGGTGCTCGGGGACAATCCGTTCGCGGGCGGCGACAGCACCGACTACGGCACCGTCCCCGAGGAACTGGTGCTCGGCCGGGTGCGGCTGCGGTACCGGCCGCTCCAGGCGGGTCAGCGCTCGCCGCTCGCGCTGGCGCGCTGGGCCTTCTCGGCGGCCCGGCCCGTGCTCTCCGACCGGTCGGCCTCCAGGCGTTTGCGGGCCCGGTAG
- a CDS encoding CGNR zinc finger domain-containing protein — MELAYYSDYAVRLVNSEEPGRGKDSLTSVEAVRGLFGANASAARRATDADVTRFRSVRGRLRAVFEAADGDDETLAVDLLNSLLLEFPVSPQISGHDHRDDDGRPLWHMHLADHPSNATAGYAAIAAMGLAFHLTEYGVDRLGLCEAPPCRNAYLDTSTNRSRRYCSDRCATRANVAAYRARKRLEADRSESTGRAAEKAQRASASGER; from the coding sequence GTGGAACTGGCCTATTACTCGGACTACGCGGTTCGGCTCGTCAACAGCGAGGAACCCGGCCGGGGCAAGGACTCCCTGACCTCGGTCGAGGCGGTGCGGGGCCTGTTCGGCGCGAACGCGTCGGCGGCCCGCCGCGCCACCGACGCCGACGTCACCCGGTTCCGGTCGGTGCGCGGCAGGCTGCGCGCGGTCTTCGAGGCGGCCGACGGCGACGACGAGACCCTCGCGGTTGACCTCCTCAACTCCCTGCTCCTGGAGTTCCCGGTGAGCCCGCAGATCTCCGGGCACGACCACCGGGACGACGACGGCCGCCCGCTGTGGCACATGCACCTCGCCGACCACCCGTCCAACGCGACAGCGGGCTACGCGGCCATCGCCGCCATGGGCCTGGCCTTCCACCTGACCGAGTACGGCGTCGACCGGCTGGGCCTGTGCGAGGCGCCGCCGTGCCGCAACGCCTACCTGGACACGTCTACCAACCGCTCCCGGCGCTACTGCTCCGACCGCTGCGCGACCCGCGCCAACGTGGCCGCCTACCGGGCCCGCAAACGCCTGGAGGCCGACCGGTCGGAGAGCACGGGCCGGGCCGCCGAGAAGGCCCAGCGCGCCAGCGCGAGCGGCGAGCGCTGA
- a CDS encoding class I SAM-dependent methyltransferase, protein MTDMDTETRTAAAAAPGTGSGGFGTDWAAWQRSWDRQQEWYMPDREERFSTMLDMVEALTGPAPRVLDLACGTGTITARLLDRLPGATSTGVDLDPALLAIAEGTFAGDDRVSLVTADLKDPDWTARLPHDAYDAVLTATALHWLHSEPLAALYGQIAGLVRDGGVFMNADHMIDDSTPRINAAERAQRHTRMEQAKAAGAVDWAQWWRLAAEDPVLAGPTARRFEIYGEHADGDTPSVGWHARVLREHGFAEARPVWCSPSDTLLLALK, encoded by the coding sequence ATGACGGACATGGACACCGAGACGCGGACAGCGGCGGCCGCGGCGCCCGGCACCGGGAGCGGCGGCTTCGGCACCGACTGGGCCGCCTGGCAGCGGAGCTGGGACCGCCAGCAGGAGTGGTACATGCCCGACCGCGAGGAGCGCTTCAGCACCATGCTCGACATGGTCGAGGCGCTCACCGGACCCGCCCCGCGCGTCCTGGACCTCGCCTGCGGCACCGGCACCATCACCGCCCGGCTGCTCGACCGGCTGCCCGGCGCCACCAGCACAGGCGTCGACCTCGACCCCGCGCTGCTGGCCATCGCCGAGGGCACCTTCGCGGGCGACGACCGGGTCTCCCTCGTCACCGCGGACCTCAAGGACCCCGACTGGACGGCGCGGCTGCCGCACGACGCCTACGACGCCGTCCTGACCGCCACGGCCCTGCACTGGCTGCACAGCGAACCCCTCGCGGCCCTCTACGGTCAGATCGCGGGACTCGTCCGCGACGGCGGTGTCTTCATGAACGCGGACCACATGATCGACGACTCCACGCCCCGGATCAACGCGGCCGAGCGGGCGCAGCGCCACACCCGTATGGAACAGGCCAAGGCGGCGGGCGCCGTCGACTGGGCGCAGTGGTGGCGGCTGGCCGCCGAGGACCCGGTGCTCGCCGGGCCCACCGCCCGCCGCTTCGAGATCTACGGCGAGCACGCCGACGGCGACACCCCCTCCGTCGGCTGGCACGCGCGCGTCCTGCGCGAGCACGGCTTCGCCGAGGCCCGCCCGGTCTGGTGCTCCCCCTCGGACACCCTGCTGCTCGCCCTCAAGTAA
- a CDS encoding amino acid ABC transporter ATP-binding protein, with protein sequence MVKSEGVHKSFGQVEVLQGIDLEVKAGEVFCLIGPSGSGKSTFLRCINHLEKINAGRLYVDGELVGYRQKGDKLYELKDSEVALKRRDIGMVFQRFNLFPHLTAAENIMEAPVQVKGVSRAQARERATQLLERVGLADKAGNYPSQLSGGQQQRVAIARALAMDPKLMLFDEPTSALDPELVGDVLDVMRDLAESGMTMIVVTHEMGFAREVGDSLVFMDGGVVVESGRPREVLTDPQHERTKAFLSKVL encoded by the coding sequence GGCATCGACCTGGAGGTGAAGGCGGGTGAGGTGTTCTGCCTGATCGGCCCGTCCGGCTCGGGCAAGTCGACGTTCCTGCGCTGCATCAACCACCTGGAGAAGATCAACGCCGGGCGTCTCTACGTCGACGGCGAGCTGGTCGGCTACCGCCAGAAGGGCGACAAGCTGTACGAGCTGAAGGACAGCGAGGTCGCGCTGAAGCGGCGGGACATCGGCATGGTCTTCCAGCGCTTCAACCTGTTCCCGCACCTGACCGCCGCCGAGAACATCATGGAGGCGCCGGTGCAGGTCAAGGGCGTCAGCAGGGCGCAGGCGCGGGAGCGGGCGACACAGCTCCTCGAACGGGTGGGGCTCGCCGACAAGGCCGGGAACTACCCCTCGCAGCTCTCCGGCGGCCAGCAGCAGCGGGTGGCCATCGCGCGGGCCCTGGCGATGGACCCGAAGCTGATGCTGTTCGACGAGCCGACCTCGGCCCTCGACCCGGAGCTGGTCGGCGACGTCCTCGACGTCATGCGCGACCTCGCCGAGTCCGGCATGACGATGATCGTCGTCACCCACGAGATGGGCTTCGCCCGCGAGGTGGGCGACAGCCTGGTCTTCATGGACGGCGGTGTGGTCGTCGAGTCCGGCCGGCCGCGCGAGGTGCTGACCGACCCGCAGCACGAACGGACGAAGGCGTTCCTGTCGAAGGTGCTCTGA